The following are encoded together in the Streptomyces sp. NBC_01465 genome:
- a CDS encoding VCBS repeat-containing protein, with protein sequence MNKRRTRLSVLAVGVVGGLVGLLAVGGTGTASAAPAVKASVQDDFNGDGYADLAVSGTRGTVSGLADAGYAAVMYGGPHGLSTTSRVVISRATTGIPGNPEEGVGFGYALSHGDLDGDGYADLVISGIGGEDSVIVWGSPSGLSSGTSVPNYRSLSQVGDFNGDGKTDVALFRTTHAGHDDPSGTQSVIWYGPISRAGKPTRTAAFGDDSISATEIQSASSGDVDHDGYADLAVGAYSGEGTDSTYLLYGSATGLAKKSDGPTYWANGTAALGDVNGDGFDDFVAGDVNGAVQVAYGSTSGLGTAVKRIDQNSPGVPGANEGADGFGSSIAVGDVTGDGIDDVAVGAPGEAIGTIADTGAVTLLKGSKSGLSGTGSQAFNQDTAAVPGAAEKGDRFGYAVHLVDINGNGYADLAASAAGEDAWNGAAWLLRGRPEGITTDAALLFGPKGIGAPATKTWFGYVLG encoded by the coding sequence ATGAACAAGAGGCGAACTCGGCTGTCGGTCCTGGCAGTTGGGGTGGTCGGGGGCCTGGTGGGCCTGCTGGCCGTCGGCGGTACGGGAACGGCTTCCGCGGCCCCGGCGGTCAAGGCCTCCGTACAGGACGACTTCAACGGTGACGGGTACGCGGACCTCGCCGTCAGCGGCACCCGAGGCACGGTGAGCGGTCTGGCCGACGCCGGGTACGCGGCGGTGATGTACGGCGGCCCGCACGGTCTGTCCACCACGAGCCGCGTCGTGATCAGCCGCGCCACGACCGGAATCCCGGGCAACCCGGAGGAGGGCGTGGGCTTCGGGTACGCCCTCTCGCACGGTGACCTGGACGGCGACGGCTACGCCGACCTCGTCATCAGCGGCATCGGCGGCGAGGACTCTGTCATCGTCTGGGGCTCCCCGAGCGGGCTGTCCAGCGGCACCTCCGTACCGAACTACCGCTCGCTCTCCCAGGTCGGCGACTTCAACGGCGACGGCAAGACGGACGTGGCGCTCTTCCGCACCACGCACGCCGGGCACGACGACCCGTCCGGGACGCAGTCGGTGATCTGGTACGGACCGATCTCGCGGGCCGGCAAGCCCACCAGGACGGCGGCCTTCGGCGACGACTCGATCAGCGCCACCGAGATCCAGTCGGCCTCGAGCGGGGACGTCGACCACGACGGTTACGCGGACCTCGCGGTCGGTGCGTACTCCGGCGAGGGGACCGACAGCACGTACCTCTTGTACGGCAGCGCGACCGGACTGGCCAAGAAGTCCGATGGCCCGACCTACTGGGCCAACGGCACGGCCGCGCTGGGTGATGTGAACGGCGACGGCTTCGACGACTTCGTCGCCGGAGACGTGAACGGCGCCGTCCAGGTCGCCTACGGGTCCACGTCGGGCCTCGGCACTGCTGTGAAGAGGATCGACCAGAACTCGCCTGGCGTCCCGGGAGCCAACGAGGGCGCAGACGGCTTCGGCAGCTCGATCGCCGTCGGCGACGTGACCGGCGACGGCATCGATGACGTGGCGGTGGGCGCGCCCGGCGAGGCGATCGGCACCATCGCCGACACGGGCGCCGTGACCCTGCTGAAGGGTTCGAAGAGCGGGCTGAGCGGGACCGGATCGCAGGCCTTCAACCAGGACACCGCGGCCGTTCCCGGCGCCGCCGAGAAGGGGGACCGCTTCGGCTATGCGGTCCACCTCGTCGACATCAACGGCAACGGCTACGCGGACCTGGCCGCCTCGGCCGCCGGCGAGGACGCGTGGAACGGCGCGGCCTGGCTGCTGCGCGGACGCCCGGAGGGCATCACCACCGACGCCGCGCTGCTCTTCGGACCGAAGGGGATCGGGGCACCCGCCACGAAGACGTGGTTCGGGTACGTCCTGGGCTGA
- the rfbB gene encoding dTDP-glucose 4,6-dehydratase: MTTKILVTGGAGFIGSHYVRTVLGAEGPGDVAITVLDKLTYAGNPANLDEVRDHEGFAFVEGDICDPELVGKLMAEHDQVVHFAAESHVDRSIDGGAEFVRTNVVGTHTLIDAAHRAGIKTFVHISTDEVYGSIDEGSWPETHPLEPNSPYSSAKASSDLIALSYHRTHGLDVRVTRCSNNYGHHHFPEKVIPLFVTNLLDGKKVPLYGDGANVRDWLHIDDHVQGIELVRTKGRAGEVYNIGGGTELSNKELTGLLLDACGANWDESVEYVEDRKGHDRRYSVDCTKIREELGYVPRKSFEQGLAETVQWYRDNRAWWEPLKERAAL; encoded by the coding sequence ATGACGACAAAGATTCTGGTGACCGGCGGAGCCGGTTTCATCGGCTCGCACTACGTCCGTACGGTTCTCGGCGCCGAGGGCCCGGGCGACGTGGCGATCACGGTGCTCGACAAGCTCACCTACGCCGGCAATCCGGCCAACCTCGACGAGGTCCGCGACCACGAGGGCTTCGCCTTCGTCGAGGGCGACATCTGCGACCCCGAGCTCGTCGGCAAGCTGATGGCCGAGCACGACCAGGTGGTGCACTTCGCCGCCGAGTCGCACGTCGACCGCTCCATCGACGGGGGCGCGGAGTTCGTCCGTACGAACGTCGTGGGCACCCACACCCTGATCGACGCCGCCCACCGGGCCGGCATCAAGACCTTCGTGCACATCTCCACGGACGAGGTCTACGGGTCGATCGACGAGGGCTCCTGGCCCGAGACCCACCCGCTCGAGCCGAACTCGCCGTACTCCTCGGCGAAGGCCTCCAGCGACCTGATCGCGCTGTCGTACCACCGCACGCACGGTCTCGACGTGCGGGTGACCCGCTGCTCCAACAACTACGGGCACCACCACTTCCCGGAGAAGGTCATCCCCCTCTTCGTGACGAACCTGCTGGACGGCAAGAAGGTCCCGCTGTACGGCGACGGCGCCAACGTCCGCGACTGGCTGCACATCGACGACCACGTCCAGGGCATCGAGCTGGTCCGTACCAAGGGCCGCGCCGGCGAGGTCTACAACATCGGCGGCGGCACCGAGCTCTCCAACAAGGAGCTCACCGGGCTGCTGCTCGACGCGTGCGGCGCGAACTGGGACGAGAGCGTGGAGTACGTCGAGGACCGCAAGGGCCACGACCGCCGCTACTCGGTGGACTGCACCAAGATCCGCGAGGAGCTCGGTTACGTCCCGCGCAAGAGCTTCGAGCAGGGCCTGGCCGAGACGGTGCAGTGGTACCGCGACAACCGCGCCTGGTGGGAGCCGCTGAAGGAGCGCGCCGCTCTCTAG
- a CDS encoding glucose-1-phosphate thymidylyltransferase, which produces MKALILSGGAGTRLRPITHTSAKQLVPVANKPVLFYGIEAIADAGITEIGIVVGDTADEIREAVGDGSRFGVKVTYIPQDAPLGLAHAVLIAKDFLGDDDFVMYLGDNFIVGGITGLVEGFRADRPAAQILLTKVPNPTSFGVAELDADGRVVALEEKPKVPKSDLALVGVYLFTPAIHEAVRSIEPSWRGELEITHAIQWLIDEQRDVRSTTISGYWKDTGNVTDMLEVNRSVLETVEPVIEGTVDETSEIIGRVRVEAGAKVSGSRIVGPAIIGADTVISDAYVGPFTSVSEGCRIEDSEIEYSIVLARASITGVRRVEASLIGRDVEVTPAPRNPAAHRLVLGDHSKVQISS; this is translated from the coding sequence GTGAAGGCACTCATACTCTCCGGCGGGGCGGGCACCCGCCTGCGCCCCATCACGCACACCTCGGCCAAGCAGCTCGTGCCGGTGGCCAACAAGCCGGTGCTCTTCTACGGCATCGAGGCCATCGCCGACGCGGGCATCACCGAGATCGGGATCGTCGTCGGCGACACGGCCGACGAGATCCGCGAGGCCGTCGGTGACGGCTCGCGCTTCGGTGTGAAGGTCACCTACATCCCGCAGGACGCGCCGCTGGGCCTGGCCCACGCCGTACTGATCGCCAAGGACTTCCTGGGCGACGACGACTTCGTGATGTACCTCGGTGACAACTTCATCGTCGGCGGCATCACCGGACTGGTCGAGGGCTTCCGCGCCGACCGCCCGGCCGCCCAGATCCTTCTCACCAAGGTCCCCAACCCCACCTCCTTCGGTGTCGCCGAGCTCGACGCCGACGGCCGTGTGGTGGCCCTGGAGGAGAAGCCGAAGGTCCCCAAGAGCGACCTGGCGCTGGTCGGCGTCTACCTCTTCACCCCGGCGATCCACGAGGCCGTACGGTCCATCGAGCCGTCCTGGCGCGGCGAGCTGGAGATCACGCACGCCATCCAGTGGCTGATCGACGAACAGCGCGACGTCCGCTCCACCACCATCTCCGGGTACTGGAAGGACACCGGCAATGTCACCGACATGCTGGAGGTCAACCGGTCCGTCCTGGAGACCGTGGAGCCCGTGATCGAGGGCACCGTCGACGAGACCAGCGAGATCATCGGCCGCGTCCGGGTCGAGGCCGGGGCCAAGGTCAGCGGTTCGCGCATCGTCGGACCCGCGATCATCGGTGCGGACACCGTGATCAGTGACGCGTACGTCGGTCCGTTCACCTCCGTCTCGGAGGGGTGCCGGATCGAGGACAGCGAGATCGAGTACTCCATCGTCCTGGCGCGCGCCTCCATCACGGGCGTGCGCCGCGTCGAGGCCTCGCTCATCGGCCGCGACGTCGAGGTGACCCCCGCTCCCCGTAACCCCGCAGCCCACCGACTCGTGCTCGGCGACCACAGCAAGGTGCAGATCTCTTCATGA